From the Colletotrichum lupini chromosome 1, complete sequence genome, the window CTCAACTTTGAGATCACGGCGCCGCCGCATGTAGAGGGCGAGCCCGAGTCTGTGCCGCACCAGCCGTTTGAGTATACCAACCCGCAGACGTCGGCCTACTGCGCGCTCTTGGAGGTTGGGAACCTGTGGGATGCTAGCGAGGAGGAGAGGATGGAGAGGAAGGCGAGGGGTCCGCCGGCTGCGGAGTTCAGGGGACAccgtggcggtggtggtcgGGGCTTTCAtagaggtggtggtggtgggcgCGGCGGTGGACGTGGTGGTAGGGGCCGGGGTAGGGGCCGTGGCAGAGGCAGAGGTTGGAACTGAGTTTTGTTGAAAGTGGATGCAAACATTTCATGGCGAATTCTATGGTCAAAAAAGTCACAGTTGTGAGCTTTTGCCTAGAGCTGTCTAAGGGTTGCAAGGTATCTCTGAGAACAATCCAACAGAAGGCTTCACACCATATGAGGAGCATTCATCCAAGATTAAAGAATTTGGTTTATTCAGCTATAAGTGTGAATTTGTGTGTGTTTACTATGGTTGATCTGTATCCCAACAGAAAAAGCGTAGATCTCAATGGTAGAAAGTTGAGTCGAGCAGAGTGAGTGGAATATAGTTCTTCTTCCATCTTTAATAGACGTTCAACCCACGGAAGAGTGAGGGGAGGAACGCATATGCTAAGATGGGGGTTGGTTTTTTCACATGTGGGGTGACAGCGTGGGTCATCATCGAGAGATCATGGCAAAGAACAGAACACATGCCTTTCTTGGCATGGGATTTCGTCATAGTGTCATAGCAATGGTATCGTGTCTGGTAGTACCACCCTGAACGCTCAACGCCCCAAACTCCGTCATGAACAATGAAGCCAAAATGCAAATGGTCATTAAGCGTCATTCAGACAGTGCCGGTATTTTGCTCTGTGAGAAACGTGTCAGAACGGCTGGGTGGTTCCCGTGAGACAGACGCCGTCGCTCTGGGATCAGAGGAGGTTGGGGATGTCTTACTGTCCAGACCCAGGAAGTCGGCTGCGACCAGCAGTTCCAGGCACAGCTCGACAGGAATGTCCATGTCAGGAACGTCCTCCCGCTCGCGGTAGCGGTACCAGTATTGGAAATACTCGCAGACTTTCTCAAGCACAACGCCACTGCCGAGAGAGAAGACGGTCAGACGTTTCCAGAACTTTTTGGACGAAAGGGAAACGAAAAGGAATGAGGATTAGCCTTGTGAAGTGGCTGGGAAACAAGTAGTGTgaggaaaaagaaagaatGTTGCTTGTTTCAGATCAAGTGTAGTTGGGCAATCAAGCAGACCAGCCGTTGGAGCGGTGGTCTGTCAGTGAAACTCATCGATTAAATCGGAGTTCATCATCGCAACAGCCGTAGGGAAAGAGAGGTGGCAGTGAGAGCGCTGGGTTGTGCTGGCTTACCTGATCTCTTCAAAGACGCAGCGACCCAGAGCAGCCTCACGGAAGTTGTTGCGCGTGTCCAACATGCCTTTGATGGCAGGGCTGATCATGGCGGCGTCCCGCAAGACGACAAACTCGTAGCCATCACTCGAGACCAGAGTCACGTACTTGCTGTCGGTTGTGCCGTTGGGATCCATGATTGCGGACGGGTGAGATATGCTGCGTGTTCCGTCTTCTGAGGGCTGAGCAGATAGACAGACTGCTAGAAGTTGGAATGGTGGCTTCCGTGTGTCGGAGTATCCGTGTCTCTGATTGCTTCGCAAGTCACGGCGGTGATGCTCGTGGCGAAATATGAGCCTTCGATGAAGGTCGACGACGCGTTCGTTGCAGACGGAAGCGAAAGACTGAAAAATTCACGTCGCGATTTTGAGGGAGGCGGTGGTGGGGTTGGAGCTTGGGCCACCTCTCTCTCGTCCCGTAGTCCTGCCGGTGAAGGAAAGAGCACCGGAAAAACTCTGACGGGAGCTGTCCGCTTTCAGACTGCAGGGGGGGACCTTCCTTGGCCAGGCCACAGCCAGGGGTTCGATTGATCCGCCTTAGCGCACTTTCGTCGGCTCCACTTTTGCGTTGTCGTTGTGGCTCCTCTGGCGCCTGCCGTCATCACCCCGGCAAGAAGTGGCTGGTTGCCCCGTCGACTTGTTTACAATTGCCCTCCTTGCTCCCGCTCCTTCTCCTCAAGAACACAGCACAACCCGCCCATCCACCTCGCACACAAACCCACCCCCATACAATACACCATCCCAAGCCAGACCAAGCACCTTTCCAACATTCCTCAACTTCAAAACGCCGCAACGTGCCAACGTCTCTTCCCCGTATTGCATGCCTCGCACTTAACCATATCTCAACGGCATTCGACTGAACACGGCAAGTAGCTGAACACGAAGCGAGGAGGCTCGTTTGAGGAGAAGCGGCGATATCAGTATCGGCAGTATTCCTCCATCGCAACAAGAAACAAGCAGCATACACACAACCCGGGAAACATCGCATAAAAGCACAAACCACTCAAGTCTCCCCAACAACCCCCCTTCCACCCCCAGACGAGCGCACGCACCGGCCCCCGGTATCTATCTTACCCATCATCACATCAACCCATCTCGCAAACACGCACGAGGGGCCACGCTGCGAATCGACCTCCCTCGTCATCGCATCACAGCACCTCAAACACAGCTCGAGCCTGCCGCATTATGGCGTCCTCATACCAATACCGCAACTCATACCACAACTCGTCTCAGAACATTAGCGAAAAGTACGACGACGGCCGCCCGGCCACTTCCCGCCGCAACACGCGCCTTAGGAGTAGCGACGGCACCGTCAGCACCACAATGAGCTCTTCAACAGGCCGCGAGAGCGCCGCAACCCACGTCACCGAAGGTCCTGCCTATTCCAAGAAGAttgtcgtcgtcggcgacggcggcTGCGGCAAGACATGTCTCCTCATCAGTTACAGCCAAGGCTACTTTCCAGAGGTAAGCATTCAAGCAGAAAAAATAACCAACTCCTTTCGAGCGCAACATTTTCGTCATTTGCGTGTTGCTGGGGAGCGAAATGAGCCAAAACAATGCTGACTCTGGCGACAACAGAAATACGTCCCCACCGTGTTCGAGAACTACATCACCTACCCAACGCACCCACCGTCCGGCAAGACGGTGGAATTGGCGCTATGGGACACGGCCGGCCAGGAGGAATACGACCGACTGCGACCGCTCTCTTACCCCGAGACCGACTTGATCTTTGTGTGTTTTGCGATTGACTGCCCAAACTCGCTTGAGAACGTCATGGACAAGGTAATTTAACCACCGCCCCTCAGATAACATGCCCCTCCTTTTTTGGGGCAACGCCATTTGACACTAATGCTAATTTCCTCTCCTACCAGTGGTATCCCGAAGTCCTCCACTTCTGCCCCTACACTCCTCTGGTCCTCGTGGGCCTCAAGTCCGATCTCCGCTTCAAGAAAACGTGCATCGACATGCTCAAGACACAGGGCCTCACGCCCGTGACCCAGGAGAAAGGCCGCGCTGTTGCTCGCAAGATGGGCGCCCAGTACGTAGAGTGCAGCAGCAAGGAGATGACTGGCGTGGACGAGATCTTTGAACAGGCCATCCTGACGGTCGTCGCCAATGATCGGAAAAATCAGGAAGCCCAAGCTGCCGCCTCCCCGTCAACACCCAGTGGTCCGCCTGGAAGCAGCGCAGGTTTCCATGGCGTCGCTcttaagaagaagaagaagaggaattgCAAGATCCTGTGAGATTCCCACTGAGGACCTCAGGGTTGTAAGGAAGAGGCATTGGACACCGGCGGAGGGCGTAATGAATGACTTTTTGTTTTATCTGCATGATCTCGTCACGACCTGCTACTATTACGATCTGGAGAAAGCATGCGCCACCATTAGCGAAGGGGGGCGTCTCCTGCTCTAGGGCTGGATGAACTCTAGACCGGAGACGAAGTTTTCCCTCCACCAGGGATGTTGAGAGAGATTTTCTTCATGTTGTTTGATGAAGAAGAACGAATGGTATATAAGTGGGAAACGAAACAAAGGGAGTGGGAGGGAAAGTGAGTGGTTTTCTCATCCGAGTCTCTAGACTCATCCATACCCTTTATTTTTTACGCCAAAcaaacacacacacacacacaaacgGAGCGGGTACAGGGGAGACTTTGATCAGTTTTTTTCTGTAACCATCAGGTAACCTCTTGGACCTTGAGGGGTAATTTttcttattttcttattttgctttctctttttcctCTCCTGTAGCAGCATGGGGTTTTCTGTCTTGATAGGGCATTCCTGAGGGATAGGAAACATGAAATGTTAAAAGCATCAAATCAATTGTTACGTTGTGCCCTGAATGTGATGTATGAGATGAAGTGAGTGAATGGGTAAACCAATATCGCCAAATCTGGCGAAACTACCTACGAAAACTGCGCAGAATTTTGAGTTTCCCAGTGCCGTGGTTCAGTAGTTCTTGAGAATCAATTCAGCCAGCAAGATCAAGTTGAGATGCAGTCCAAACGAGGCATCGGAGAAAGGTCCGATGAGAGACTGATATGAATGGGATTCTCTAGAATGGGATGCACTTTTCATCAATCCGACTACCAAACCCAAAACCCCAAATCCTGAAAAATTCCTCGAGTCAACCGGTTTGCAATAAATTGACACCAGCCGATCGTTACGCACCATGGACTCTTCTGCCCAGGCACGCCAGGTTCTGATCGCCGATCTCCCGCGAGAAGGTGATCTCGCGCATCGCACCAACGACGGGCGACCCACCACACGGGTCCGAACCGAG encodes:
- a CDS encoding Skp1 family protein, yielding MDPNGTTDSKYVTLVSSDGYEFVVLRDAAMISPAIKGMLDTRNNFREAALGRCVFEEISGVVLEKVCEYFQYWYRYREREDVPDMDIPVELCLELLVAADFLGLDKQNTGTV
- a CDS encoding Ras family protein, translating into MASSYQYRNSYHNSSQNISEKYDDGRPATSRRNTRLRSSDGTVSTTMSSSTGRESAATHVTEGPAYSKKIVVVGDGGCGKTCLLISYSQGYFPEKYVPTVFENYITYPTHPPSGKTVELALWDTAGQEEYDRLRPLSYPETDLIFVCFAIDCPNSLENVMDKWYPEVLHFCPYTPLVLVGLKSDLRFKKTCIDMLKTQGLTPVTQEKGRAVARKMGAQYVECSSKEMTGVDEIFEQAILTVVANDRKNQEAQAAASPSTPSGPPGSSAGFHGVALKKKKKRNCKIL